One Bacteriovorax sp. PP10 DNA window includes the following coding sequences:
- a CDS encoding SCO family protein translates to MKNNLKFFAATLGLMGVLIFSYLQIRGERNFNPLTHPLKTSTGTITLNDLKKDNQIVLMYFGFLSCPDVCPTTLSLMSSVFKSLPKEQLDRITFLFIDLDPERDSMERMVKYSSYFHPKIRPVIMSLKELDLFTRSFGVVFMKMPLKSTMGYTIDHSTDIIVLSPEGKMLQPIAHGSPKVVILDQLNKIFNPQGIQ, encoded by the coding sequence ATGAAAAATAATCTTAAATTTTTTGCCGCCACATTGGGGCTGATGGGAGTTTTAATTTTCTCTTATCTGCAAATCAGAGGAGAGAGAAACTTTAATCCACTTACTCATCCCTTAAAAACATCAACGGGAACTATCACTCTCAATGATCTAAAAAAAGATAATCAGATCGTGCTTATGTATTTTGGATTCTTAAGTTGCCCGGATGTTTGTCCGACAACTTTAAGCTTAATGTCGAGTGTCTTTAAATCCCTTCCTAAAGAACAGCTTGATAGAATTACTTTTCTCTTTATTGATCTAGACCCTGAGAGAGATTCCATGGAGAGAATGGTGAAGTACTCATCTTATTTCCATCCGAAGATTCGTCCAGTGATCATGAGCTTGAAAGAGCTCGATCTCTTTACCAGATCCTTTGGTGTGGTATTTATGAAAATGCCATTGAAGTCGACAATGGGTTATACGATTGATCATTCAACTGACATCATTGTTTTATCTCCAGAAGGGAAGATGCTTCAACCTATTGCTCATGGTTCACCTAAAGTCGTTATACTTGATCAGCTTAATAAAATTTTTAATCCACAAGGTATCCAATGA
- a CDS encoding copper chaperone PCu(A)C, whose product MKKIILTLSLVLSVNLFAADIEVKDASIKPTLPGMQVTAIFMKLINNTDKDIKLMKVTGDFAGTFELHNMEMAGGKMVMRPVDFILLKSKSMTELKSGGLHVMVFDVKGPIMAGSEYKAKLVLDNNKEVFFTAKSLEMPAHHH is encoded by the coding sequence ATGAAAAAAATCATCCTAACTCTTAGTCTAGTTTTATCTGTAAACTTATTTGCTGCTGATATTGAAGTTAAAGATGCGTCTATTAAACCAACATTACCTGGAATGCAGGTGACAGCTATTTTTATGAAGCTTATTAACAACACTGATAAAGATATAAAATTGATGAAAGTGACAGGGGACTTCGCAGGAACTTTTGAACTTCACAATATGGAAATGGCGGGTGGGAAGATGGTTATGAGACCAGTTGATTTTATCTTGCTTAAAAGTAAGTCTATGACTGAGTTAAAGTCTGGTGGACTGCATGTCATGGTTTTTGATGTGAAGGGCCCGATAATGGCAGGTAGTGAGTATAAAGCGAAGCTCGTATTGGATAATAATAAAGAAGTTTTTTTTACGGCGAAGTCTTTAGAAATGCCAGCTCATCATCATTAA
- a CDS encoding SDR family oxidoreductase, with the protein MTIKNSTVVIMGASSGIGHGTALAFAKEGANVVLASRNEGTLKDVAKECEKFGAKTLVVETDVTDADSVLELARKAANAFNGRIDVWVNDAGVGAIGNYEIVPMDSHAQVVAVNLMGYMHGTHAVLPYFKKQRSGTIINMNSIGAYIPSAYSASYTASKFGLRGFMDAIRAEFREWPDIHICDVFPGFVGSPGMKHGANYVGVEMKPMHPVISAHRVADEIVELAKNPKNKQLIGLTARVAKFIGNLAPESSANSLARVMEHHFKNGKRAPIDDGTLFSPTPASTSQIEGSYNHIKRNTMIVGGVCAVAAGAYLAWKMNHSLQSSPSNRQLQ; encoded by the coding sequence GTGACAATTAAAAATTCAACAGTGGTCATAATGGGAGCATCAAGCGGTATCGGACATGGAACAGCTCTTGCTTTCGCCAAAGAAGGGGCCAATGTCGTTCTAGCTTCACGAAATGAGGGCACTTTGAAAGATGTGGCCAAAGAATGTGAAAAGTTTGGAGCTAAAACTTTAGTTGTTGAAACTGACGTGACTGACGCAGACTCTGTGCTGGAGCTGGCCCGTAAAGCGGCCAATGCTTTTAACGGACGCATCGACGTATGGGTCAATGATGCCGGAGTTGGGGCAATTGGGAATTATGAAATTGTTCCCATGGATTCACATGCACAAGTTGTTGCCGTTAACCTAATGGGCTACATGCATGGAACACACGCGGTTCTGCCTTATTTCAAAAAACAAAGATCAGGAACCATCATCAATATGAACTCAATCGGAGCCTACATTCCAAGTGCATACTCAGCTTCATATACGGCCAGTAAGTTTGGTCTAAGAGGCTTTATGGATGCGATTAGAGCAGAGTTTCGTGAGTGGCCTGACATTCATATCTGTGATGTCTTCCCAGGTTTTGTTGGCTCGCCAGGAATGAAGCATGGAGCGAATTATGTGGGAGTTGAAATGAAGCCGATGCATCCAGTGATTAGTGCTCATAGAGTTGCTGATGAGATTGTCGAGCTTGCTAAAAATCCAAAAAATAAACAGCTCATTGGTCTCACTGCGAGAGTTGCAAAATTTATCGGTAACCTTGCTCCGGAATCCTCGGCCAATTCTTTGGCGAGAGTCATGGAACATCACTTTAAAAATGGAAAAAGAGCGCCAATTGACGATGGGACCTTATTTTCACCGACACCTGCTTCCACTTCGCAAATTGAAGGGTCTTATAATCATATAAAAAGAAATACGATGATTGTCGGTGGAGTCTGCGCCGTAGCTGCTGGTGCTTATCTCGCTTGGAAAATGAATCATTCATTGCAATCATCACCTTCCAATCGTCAACTACAATAA